The following are encoded together in the Echeneis naucrates chromosome 9, fEcheNa1.1, whole genome shotgun sequence genome:
- the isl1a gene encoding insulin gene enhancer protein isl-1 isoform X3, whose product MGDMGDPPKKKRLVSLCVGCGNQIHDQYILRVSPDLEWHAACLKCAECSQYLDESCTCFVRDGKTYCKRDYIRLYGIKCAKCNIGFSKNDFVMRARSKVYHIECFRCVACSRQLIPGDEFALREDGLFCRADHDVVERASLGPGDPLSPLHPARPLQMAAEPISARQPALRPHVHKQPEKTTRVRTVLNEKQLHTLRTCYNANPRPDALMKEQLVEMTGLSPRVIRVWFQNKRCKDKKRSLLMKQLQQQQPNDKTNIQGMTGTPMVAASPERHDGGIQANPVEVQSYQPPWKVLSDFALQSDIDQPAFQQLFLGGRTGLEFDRQ is encoded by the exons ATGGGAGACATGGGGGATCCGCCGAAGA AGAAGCGGCTGGTGTCTCTTTGCGTGGGCTGCGGGAACCAAATCCATGACCAGTACATTCTACGGGTGTCCCCGGATCTGGAGTGGCACGCCGCATGTCTGAAATGCGCCGAGTGCAGCCAGTACCTGGACGAGTCCTGCACATGCTTCGTCAGGGACGGAAAGACTTACTGTAAACGGGACTACATCAG GTTATACGGGATTAAATGCGCCAAATGCAACATCGGCTTCAGTAAGAACGACTTCGTGATGCGGGCCCGCTCCAAGGTCTATCACATTGAGTGTTTCCGCTGTGTGGCCTGCAGTCGGCAGCTCATTCCGGGCGACGAGTTCGCTTTGCGGGAGGACGGGCTCTTCTGCCGCGCGGACCACGACGTGGTGGAGCGGGCCAGTCTTGGCCCTGGAGACCCGCTCAGTCCCTTACACCCTGCCAGACCGCTGCAAATGGCAG CAGAACCAATCTCGGCCCGGCAGCCTGCACTGCGACCCCATGTCCACAAACAGCCAGAGAAGACAACGCGCGTTCGGACGGTGTTAAACGAGAAGCAGCTGCACACTCTGCGGACCTGCTATAACGCGAATCCGAGACCCGACGCCCTAATGAAGGAGCAACTGGTGGAGATGACCGGCCTCAGCCCACGAGTCATTCGGGTCTGGTTTCAGAACAAGCGGTGCAAGGAcaagaagaggagcctgttGATGAAGCAGCTTCAGCAACAGCAGCCCAACGACAAGACG AATATCCAGGGAATGACTGGGACCCCCATGGTGGCAGCCAGTCCGGAGAGGCATGACGGAGGCATCCAGGCCAACCCCGTGGAGGTGCAGAGCTACCAGCCGCCCTGGAAGGTACTAAGCGACTTCGCCCTGCAGAGCGACATCGACCAGCCGGCCTTCCAGCAACTG TTTCTCGGAGGGAGGACCGGGCTCGAATTCGACAGGCAGTGA
- the isl1a gene encoding insulin gene enhancer protein isl-1 isoform X2, translating to MGDMGDPPKKKRLVSLCVGCGNQIHDQYILRVSPDLEWHAACLKCAECSQYLDESCTCFVRDGKTYCKRDYIRLYGIKCAKCNIGFSKNDFVMRARSKVYHIECFRCVACSRQLIPGDEFALREDGLFCRADHDVVERASLGPGDPLSPLHPARPLQMAEPISARQPALRPHVHKQPEKTTRVRTVLNEKQLHTLRTCYNANPRPDALMKEQLVEMTGLSPRVIRVWFQNKRCKDKKRSLLMKQLQQQQPNDKTNIQGMTGTPMVAASPERHDGGIQANPVEVQSYQPPWKVLSDFALQSDIDQPAFQQLVSFSEGGPGSNSTGSEVASMSSQLPDTPNSMVSSPIEA from the exons ATGGGAGACATGGGGGATCCGCCGAAGA AGAAGCGGCTGGTGTCTCTTTGCGTGGGCTGCGGGAACCAAATCCATGACCAGTACATTCTACGGGTGTCCCCGGATCTGGAGTGGCACGCCGCATGTCTGAAATGCGCCGAGTGCAGCCAGTACCTGGACGAGTCCTGCACATGCTTCGTCAGGGACGGAAAGACTTACTGTAAACGGGACTACATCAG GTTATACGGGATTAAATGCGCCAAATGCAACATCGGCTTCAGTAAGAACGACTTCGTGATGCGGGCCCGCTCCAAGGTCTATCACATTGAGTGTTTCCGCTGTGTGGCCTGCAGTCGGCAGCTCATTCCGGGCGACGAGTTCGCTTTGCGGGAGGACGGGCTCTTCTGCCGCGCGGACCACGACGTGGTGGAGCGGGCCAGTCTTGGCCCTGGAGACCCGCTCAGTCCCTTACACCCTGCCAGACCGCTGCAAATGGCAG AACCAATCTCGGCCCGGCAGCCTGCACTGCGACCCCATGTCCACAAACAGCCAGAGAAGACAACGCGCGTTCGGACGGTGTTAAACGAGAAGCAGCTGCACACTCTGCGGACCTGCTATAACGCGAATCCGAGACCCGACGCCCTAATGAAGGAGCAACTGGTGGAGATGACCGGCCTCAGCCCACGAGTCATTCGGGTCTGGTTTCAGAACAAGCGGTGCAAGGAcaagaagaggagcctgttGATGAAGCAGCTTCAGCAACAGCAGCCCAACGACAAGACG AATATCCAGGGAATGACTGGGACCCCCATGGTGGCAGCCAGTCCGGAGAGGCATGACGGAGGCATCCAGGCCAACCCCGTGGAGGTGCAGAGCTACCAGCCGCCCTGGAAGGTACTAAGCGACTTCGCCCTGCAGAGCGACATCGACCAGCCGGCCTTCCAGCAACTG GTTAGTTTCTCGGAGGGAGGACCGGGCTCGAATTCGACAGGCAGTGAGGTAGCGTCCATGTCGTCCCAGCTTCCAGACACGCCGAACAGCATGGTTTCCAGTCCAAT
- the isl1a gene encoding insulin gene enhancer protein isl-1 isoform X1, translating into MGDMGDPPKKKRLVSLCVGCGNQIHDQYILRVSPDLEWHAACLKCAECSQYLDESCTCFVRDGKTYCKRDYIRLYGIKCAKCNIGFSKNDFVMRARSKVYHIECFRCVACSRQLIPGDEFALREDGLFCRADHDVVERASLGPGDPLSPLHPARPLQMAAEPISARQPALRPHVHKQPEKTTRVRTVLNEKQLHTLRTCYNANPRPDALMKEQLVEMTGLSPRVIRVWFQNKRCKDKKRSLLMKQLQQQQPNDKTNIQGMTGTPMVAASPERHDGGIQANPVEVQSYQPPWKVLSDFALQSDIDQPAFQQLVSFSEGGPGSNSTGSEVASMSSQLPDTPNSMVSSPIEA; encoded by the exons ATGGGAGACATGGGGGATCCGCCGAAGA AGAAGCGGCTGGTGTCTCTTTGCGTGGGCTGCGGGAACCAAATCCATGACCAGTACATTCTACGGGTGTCCCCGGATCTGGAGTGGCACGCCGCATGTCTGAAATGCGCCGAGTGCAGCCAGTACCTGGACGAGTCCTGCACATGCTTCGTCAGGGACGGAAAGACTTACTGTAAACGGGACTACATCAG GTTATACGGGATTAAATGCGCCAAATGCAACATCGGCTTCAGTAAGAACGACTTCGTGATGCGGGCCCGCTCCAAGGTCTATCACATTGAGTGTTTCCGCTGTGTGGCCTGCAGTCGGCAGCTCATTCCGGGCGACGAGTTCGCTTTGCGGGAGGACGGGCTCTTCTGCCGCGCGGACCACGACGTGGTGGAGCGGGCCAGTCTTGGCCCTGGAGACCCGCTCAGTCCCTTACACCCTGCCAGACCGCTGCAAATGGCAG CAGAACCAATCTCGGCCCGGCAGCCTGCACTGCGACCCCATGTCCACAAACAGCCAGAGAAGACAACGCGCGTTCGGACGGTGTTAAACGAGAAGCAGCTGCACACTCTGCGGACCTGCTATAACGCGAATCCGAGACCCGACGCCCTAATGAAGGAGCAACTGGTGGAGATGACCGGCCTCAGCCCACGAGTCATTCGGGTCTGGTTTCAGAACAAGCGGTGCAAGGAcaagaagaggagcctgttGATGAAGCAGCTTCAGCAACAGCAGCCCAACGACAAGACG AATATCCAGGGAATGACTGGGACCCCCATGGTGGCAGCCAGTCCGGAGAGGCATGACGGAGGCATCCAGGCCAACCCCGTGGAGGTGCAGAGCTACCAGCCGCCCTGGAAGGTACTAAGCGACTTCGCCCTGCAGAGCGACATCGACCAGCCGGCCTTCCAGCAACTG GTTAGTTTCTCGGAGGGAGGACCGGGCTCGAATTCGACAGGCAGTGAGGTAGCGTCCATGTCGTCCCAGCTTCCAGACACGCCGAACAGCATGGTTTCCAGTCCAAT